From Eremothecium sinecaudum strain ATCC 58844 chromosome III, complete sequence:
TATAATGAAGGCACTTCGGAGACAGTTTGATCCAAATGGTATCTTAAACCCTTACAAGTATTTATAGAAAGTGGAGGTAATTTACTATAGACATTAGATGTATTTATATAAACTAGATACTTGCTGAATTTATAAATCCACCCTTTTTTAAACTTTCAACTGCAACAGAGGATATATTTCTAAACCGTTTGGGGCCTAACGGTGTTCCCCCGTACCAACGTGTAACTATAAGTAAAACATTAACTATTTGACTTCTCTCTAGTGCTCTTAGTAAAACAGAGCCAGCTCCAGCCTCTCCGCAATCTGCACACCCCTGGTTTAAATTTTTAATGGCCAGTTCCGTTGTGGACTGTGTGCGTTTTGTCTTGTCCTTTAAAGACTTCGGTATTACATCTGCTGTTACATCTGCTGTTCTCCATGCATAAATATGTTGGTGGGACGCCTTTGCCACAGTTTTATTATGTTTAAGAAGCTCGTTTAGTACAAGCATTACATCGCCGACGTTAGTTATTCTACAGCACCGGCCCTGAAACTTTGATCGACGGTCAACCAATAATTTGGACTCATTCCAACACCGGATATGATATAATCTCCTAGCCAGAACAAAAGAAGCAAGCTTGGGGTGAGTTACTTTAGTCATACTATATTACTTAATTCTCCTTCTTATCTTGTATATATGCGATCATAGAGGCCTTTTTAGTAGTCGACATCTTTGAAATTTAAGCGCCTCGTGCGGTTTAATGGTTATAAAGATGCACATACAATTATACAGTTACGACACATCAACATTAACATAAGGACACAAACAAAACTCTCGGTTCACGCTAATATGATCACCTTTGGTGTTTCAGTACCTGCTAATGGTAAGGATGCCATATCAGGGTACAGGTTATTCAAATTCCAAGACGATGTGCTAACTCCGTTGCCAGTCACATTGGATAGTAACACAGACAAAAATGTAATAATTCAGAAATTCTGTTATTTGAAGCCTAGAGATAGGCTAATAGTTCCAGAATGTCAAAATGGTGGTTTGATGGATTCATCTGATTACTTATTGGTTGCAAAATCTAATGGAATCATTGAGATATTTAGGGATTACCGCTACAAGGTGTCTCAGGCAATGAAAATGAAACCTGATTTTATTCTTACGTGCATTCCTGTTGCCCATGAACGTGATATGCTGGATTTAACTATAGCAGGGTTGGAGTATAAGGATGGCTTACTTTACTGCTGCACAAAGGACGGTGAtttgtatatatttattttaaacTTACCGGGTGACTACATCCAAATAGAAAATATCTACAATCCAATGGGGACTCCCGACCTTTTTGATGTTGCTATGCCTAATGCTAGGGATTATAGTAGGTTTGAGGAAGGAATACTACTAGTATATTCTAAGTTTACAGGACGTACTAAGTTGCAACATATATGCTATTATTGCCTTCCAATGGGACAGCAGATATCCATATACCCACAACTGAAAATATTGTATCCAAATATACACTATTTCAAACCATGCATTTATGtaaatttgaagaaggaGGTGTCGAATTTCAGAATTAATCCACTCGATAGGTTCAGTTTTATTGCGATGGCTCCAAGGATTCCATTGACGATTTATAAGATTCATCTACCAAAACTATTCACAGATTTCTTCATTAAATTCATTAAGCTTAAAAAAGCAGTACTACGACGGTTTCCACAGGAGGTGCAGGATATTGATGAGGCCAGTACCAAAATTTACAACAGCAAATTTCTTGACTTTTTACGTTTCGATTTCAGAGGAATACAAACAGACATGGACCCGCGGACGTGGAATTCCTTAATGACGAATGATTATGTTGCAGAGTTGAGTTATTCGTGTGTCTGGAGACAGCACCAAGGCAATACTAAGGATGACTTGTACAGATTATTCCATAGGCAAGTGCAAATATATGATGGGGATCGCGAGCGGCCAGCGTCAAGAGGAAGCCTTACCGGGTCCGCTGACAACTCCATAAGAAGTAATTCGCTCAGGAGAAGCATTTTGGAACGCAGTGTAGAAAGTCCACCCTGCTATAGCAACTCAGCAACTGATAGATTCATCCGATGTTTGCGTCAAAATACCTGTCCTGTGGATATTAGAATTGTTAATACAAAATTAGGAGCAAACCCATCTCAATGCGGTAATACTGAAGATGAACAAGATAATACCAGGACTTCATTCTTGACTGATGAATACAAAGATATGGATATTATTACATTGGATAAATTTTTGTGTTTAACAGCTTTCCGACCAAAGTATATTGACGAGCCATTGATGAAACTAGATTCTTTTCATAGCATTGGCAAAGGTAACACTGACAAAGAAGCACAGTGGGCAATACTGAATTTGTCTTCCTTTAAAAAACTATTTATGATAACCAACTCCCTCTGCCTAATCTTCGACACCTTCGGAGTCGTGCTTATCGACAGATTCAAGTTGGTTAATAATCATGATTTGTTAAAAAACGACCCTGAGGCTTTTAAAATTATTGACTACGAAATCGGATTGATCAACGATATTGCTGTGGTTATTACGGCCATGAAGAAATGTCAAGAATGCGAAAGCGTTTACGATATCACATTGGATGCCATCGTAACAACAGTGTCAGGTACACTAAGCGTCTTACATGCAGAGTTTTATAGTCATCAAAGGCTGGGGAAAATGCACTGTCGTGACAGGCTAAAAGTGAACAGCAGAGACAAAATTGTAGAACAGGTTGTGCTCTTAGATTATGAGCCAAATAGAAAACGTTTAAGGACGGCAGATGATGGAGAAGTCGCAAAGCGTTCGAAAATGGAAATATGATCCTCAATTTGTTCAACAAATATGAAAGCTTAAAATGATGTATTTAAATAGCTGCACTCTTGGCATAATTCATACCGATTCTGTGTAGGGTGGAGGAAGTCCTTGTTGTTCTGATTTATACTGTACTTTATGATGTACTTGCTGGTAGGGCTGTAATACAGGCTGCTGTTGTGCAGTCCCCATTAAAGCAGTGTTCTGATCACTAGCTGACAATACTGCCCAGCCTTGTTGCTCGCAATATTCACGCCTCAAGGGACTTGTTATAGATATGTGATAAAAAGCATGAACAACACCTGGTGCAAAGCCTAATAATGTCAATATAATGTTAAGTAGTAAAGGTGCTGAAAATAAACCAGATCTGAACCAAACGGCTAAGGGTGGAAATATGGTAGCAACTATACACAATAAAATATCGCTTGCAGTACAACAACACATTAGAAGAACCGATACTGGTGACGAAGATAGAAATTGGTGTTACTAGAATAAATGGGGGCTCTTCACTATTGAGCTGTTGAAGAAACCATGCTGTAAGTCATTAACTACGATAATGGTTTAATTTAGATATGTAACAGCAACGTGGAAACCCTTTGTTCCCAAGAAATCAGTATTTCTAAAACGTATCAGTAGTTTTTATCCCAAATTAAATTGCGTTCACTTTTAGTAAACTTAACTTCATTCTTTAGAATTCAAATTCCACATTCCTACTTTTCAAATTAGAAAGGTTTCTAATCTGAAATGAATTTATAACACCCATCCACAACCTCTATGTGTAGCACTCACACACTTCAAGCTTTTCAAATTTTGTATCTGGAATTTTGACGCCCTCAGCTTTTATGTCGTCCGGGACCCGTTTTGAAATCTTATAATGTGGTTGTTCTTTTGAACGAAGATAAAATTTTCCAGATCTTCTTTAATGCAAATTGTTTTTCCGCTTCATGTAAATTGTCTCGGTACAGTAAAAACTATAAAGGCATCACGTTATTATGTTGTTTCGTTTGGCAGCTAGAGGCTCATTGAGAGTTGTTGGCAGGAGATTTGCTTCTTATAACTCGGTTTGTAGACCATTATGTGTCACAAGGTCCTTTTCCAAAACTATTCCAACTTTGAATTCTCATAATGAAATAATTAGAACTAAACTGCAGAGTGAACTGGATTTAGAAAACTCTAATCATGAGAAAGAGCTACCTGATGGTTTGTCTCAATTTTTGAAAGATAGTAATTTCGCTATTGTACCATCCAATGGTGTCAACATAGCGGAATTAGTTAGGAAGGGCGATAATGAAACGATACATGTTTTCTTTGATGTGGCCCAAATTGCCAACCTACCTTGCGACCGTAACTCTGTTGAAGAGTATATTGAGGGCaaagaggaggaagaaaTGCAAAATATCGAGGATAACAGCTATGCAAATATTAATGTTGTTGTAGTTAAGCAAGATCAAAGTGCCGTCTCTTTTGAGTGTTTGATGAATATTGTCGAGGGCTCTTTCTATGTTGATAGCGTCACTCCATATGCTTCTGCCTCAGATGCACTAAAGCAATCTGCTGATGCAGAAATTGCAAGGGAACTTGGTTACCGTGGCCCTCCATTTTCCAACTTAGATGAGGACTTGCAACAATCTTTGGAGGAGTACTTGGAATCAAGATATATTGGTGATGAGTTAGCCACATTTATTACTTCTTACTCTGAATACAAGGAGAATGAAGAGTACATTTCATGGTTGGAAAAAATGCGTAAGTTTTTTAGCTAAATAGATTGTTATAAATTTAACTATTAAACTATTCTTTTAATATTTACAAAGAGCGTATGAACATACTGTAGAATCTATAACATTAATTTGCTTTTTCAAGATTATAATACAAAGCTGCATATCTTCACATGCTGAACCCCAGCAGATGTGCAAGTGATATCGGTGCCAACGTTTCTTTCTATGAGATTGAGTTCTTGGTTTTCAAGGCATCTAAATTTCTAGTCTTAATTTCCTATGCTGCTCTTGCAACATTGACTTGAATTCCAGAATACGGCTAGTTGAATCTGGTCTAGCATTTTTTGTAAAATTTTCACAGAATCTTATGATTTCTCTATAAACGAAGGTGGTGTAACTTGCACTGTTTTTCAATTCTTTGTTGCTAAGTTGAAGATTGAGTGCAGAGTTTTCAAAACTGGATATGAATAGCGTGACAATCGCTTCTAGTCTTTCAGGATGTATTAAATCGGCTTTGGATTTTTTGAAGTAGGATAAAAGCTTCAAGTATGCATACCATGAGCGAATATTTAAAACCACAGTACCATTGATCTTGAGTGAATCGTATTGCGTCACAAATGAATGGATTGTTTTTAGCGTTGTATTCAAGTTAGTCTTATTATTCTGTATTGATTTTTTTTCCAACTGACGTGCCATGGACTCGTACACCGCAAGTAGAACTGATTTAGAAACGGCCTTTTGCTTGATATGGAGTTCTCTATACAACTCCAGACTGTAAGGTATACAGGTAGCAGGTTTCTCTATTGCTCTAACTTTGATTGCATACAAATACGCCTTCTCATTTAAACAGGAAGGATCCTGATCTCTTAAGTAGTTAAAATGTTCATCTACTTTGTTCCATAATTTACGTTTGAAGTAGTTTTCTAACATCAGAGCACATATATGATCATCAAGAGAAAGCTTAGATCTGATAGACCATTCTTCGAAATTAGGGATACGTGCTATAGCGGGTGCTTTTGGAGGTCGATTAAGCCCACCACAATTATAAAACCTGTGAATTAGGTTTAATGCAGTACGCGATAGATCAGGATTGTCTCGCATATTCCAAACATTAATATAGTGGAATAAAATCCTGTTTGTTACTAGCTCTTTTGGTACGCTTTTAATAACTGCGTTAGCCTGATCAATAGCTTCGAAGTCGTTCCTGATAAATAAAGCAGCCCTTAATAGCATTTCATAGCTAATTTCGTCTAAAACCAAATTGGAAGACTTAAGTTTCAGGGCTTTAAAAACGTACTCCGGGTTACTTGAATTAAGTAGACAGTTAAAAGCTGCGTTAAGCGTAATTATGTTCATTTGAGACGTTGTGATTAATCCTTTTATAATTTCGAATACTGTGTTTGTGAGAGCTTTAGAAAGTGGCCTCTGTAGTTTAGCAAGCCCTGAAAAAAGAATCGTATTGGTTGCATCAGTAATAGGAATACCCCACTTCTTTCTATAGTTGTATAAATCTATAGCACTCTTCCCATCTTGAAGTTGACGCATATAGAACTCCATCAAATAATTCATCGCCACAGCTCCTCTACGGTTAGCAAGCTTTGTTAACATCAGGGCTTTATGCAGTTCCTTTTTTTTACATAGCTTCATAACATCTAATGCAACCAACTTCGAGTCTTTCAACTGATTACCACTCACACCTAACGCTGTATATATGTAATCTTTACTCTTTGTTTCTTTTAAGCGCTCAAAATTATCATCAAAACTTCTTCCAGAACTCTGCAATTTTTTGCTACTCTTAAATTCAGTGGCCCTCTTTATCCTTCCATTATGCTTCTTACTAGGTTTCGCCAAAACCTTACTATTGTTCGGCAGCTGCAATCTAATAACATTATTTAGCCTTTGCTTGATTCTAGGGCCTTTGGAAAGATATGATTTAAATGGCAGAGTTTTATTTAAGGACCTTAAACCAAACATGCTTTACCATATAGTTTTTATTCGTAAAGTTTTAGATGGTGATATATCATTAACCTCATTGATTTAAATTTTGACTTTTTTTAATAAAGTGCGATTTCGATTTCATAACAGTAGTTCAAAAAGAACAAAAGAAATGTAGTAATGGAAAAGTTTGAAGTGCTGGTCGCTGTCGAGAGACTGGCCTTCTCGTGGCCAGTTATCACTGGTAAAGATGTGGAATTAAGGGGTCTATTGAGCAGATTGGAAGAAGTTGGCCTGGATTTATTTGAATCTCCACATTACGCTTTATTTTTTGGTGAAAGAGAACAAAGAAGTGCATTATCTCATTCAGATAAATCAGATAGATCTCAATGTTCAAACGTTTTGGTACTGCGGAAAGCATTAGCTCATCAATATGCTACTGCCATAACATTGCTGGAATCTGCTAATTTGCGAGTGGTTAACTATGTGGAAAAATGCAGGCAAATGATGAGAATACACGTTCTTGCAAATAGTTTTCTAAGTGTTAGTGATTTGGATACTAGGCTTCGATTATACCTTCGAAGTAGACCTTCGCAGAATACATACGACCAAGAATCGGAATACATCTTGGAATGCAAGTTACTAACATTTGCCTCATTATTCCTTCGAGGCAACTATTTTGATGCAGCGCATTACTTTACGAAGCTGTATTGCGAAAGCGGCGATGTACTTGATTATTTGCTGTGCCCAGAGAAGgttaaagatatttttaTAACCAATGAAGAGTATCTTTTAATGATTATCATATCAATGCTTTTATCTGTTCCATTGGAAAACTACAGGCAGTTGTTGAGTTCTCAGGCTACGCAGAAGATGTTCCAGAGAATTCCCCTTCTACTAAAATGCCTTACATTATTGAGTAATACAAGATATCATGAATTCTTCGTGATTTGGCAAGATGATCTCGAGCGGCAGGCCCAAGGAAGTTATTTTATCTCGCCTAGATGGCAACGAATAAGTACCTTAATGAGATGTAAAGTGATATTCTTGTATTTGAAAATATCGAATGTGATCTATGTGTCTTACCTATCTAAGGTTTTAGGTATCTCGAAAGAAGCAATACTTGATGATGTTGCCAAGCTTATTAGCAGATTCAATCTTAATTTCGCAATAGAAGGCAATACcatatattttaaagagCAATCGCCTATCTGTGACATTATCTCAGGTATTAAAACAGCTTCTGACAGAATTGATGCAAGAAACATGATGTTGCAGCAGAAAAACGAAGCAATTAAGGAATTTGTTCAACAGACATACACCGAACAAGGTACTGGCTCCTCTGTGGGCAATCAATAGTAAAATCTTTGTCAGCCATGGAAATTACAAGGTGAGTGAGATTAATCAGTAGTTACGTAAACCATTATCGGTATGCTATATTAATTTTATCTATTCCAACGGAGCGACAACGTCCTCCTCAATATGCGAATTGATCCCGTTTTGAGCgatattttcaatatcaacaaCTTCCTTCGCAGCTTCTACGGTCAGGTTTCTATAATTTTTCTTCCCTATTGCGATATTGTCCTCTATTCTAACACCGATATTTCTAAAGTAACTTGGAAATGATGTCTCATCTGGAACGTACAACCCAGGCTCTATTGTAATAACTTGGCCTTCTTTTAGGGGCTGGAATCTATTAACCTCACTAACGTCGTGCACGTCTAAACCCAAGTTGTGGCCAATATAATGCGGATATAGCTTAGTAACATCACCTTTTGTTAGACTTGGTAAGCCAACGTTTGCTAGTTCTTCTTTCATAAATTCAACACTCTTTTCGTGAATATCGTGTAAAGAATAGCCTTGTTCGGAAGTACATAAGGAAATACATCTTCTTTGAACAGCTAAAACAGCTTCGTACAAATCTCTCTGTGCTGAGGTGAATTTACCAGAAACTGGCCATGTTCTGGAAATGTCAGCGCAATAGCCTCCAAGAGAACCAGCTGCATCAACAAGTACCATCTCGTCATCATACATTACGTCATTATTTTGCGTATAGTGAATACAAAGTGCATTAGCCCCAGCACCAACAACAGGAATATATGCCATTTTATCACAGCCACCAGAAACTATTTTATATTGAAGATAAGATTCCAAAGTTCTTTCATTTCTGAAACGCTGAGCGTAGGCTTGGTTGTAAGCTCTTCCGGAAATTTGGCCCGCCTTTCTCATAATTTTCAGCTCCGCTTCTGATTTTATAGAGCGCAGCTCAGCAATTAAATGTTTTAGATTTCGTACCGTAATGTTTCTATTAGATCTTCTCAGCATTTCGTAAATATCAACACTAGCTTGTGTCTGCCCTGGGTTGAAAAAACGACTAAACAACCCAGATTCGCTATTATTCTTCTTCGATTCTGAATCGAAATAAACGTACTCGCACCTGTTTAAGATCTTTGAAACATATGCCGGAGAGTTATATACCTCCGTTGCCTCATCCGCATTGAATATTTCACGAGCTCCTATGGTACCGCTACGACTGCCTTCCCATTGTTCAATGACACGATCATTAGGTGGGACAATCATATGAAAAATTGAGTCTTTAAGATCATTAGTTGGCTTTTCTAAAATCATCACAGAATCAGGTTCATTCCAACCTGTTAAGTAGTATAGGTCAGAATTTTGTTGAAAAGGGTAGAATACCACATTAGAGGCATATTTTACCTGTGAACCAACAACAATGGCACAACTTTTAGGTGGCAATTTCTCTAGAAGGTTATTCCTCCTTTGAAAATAACTGATCGCAGTAATACCAGGTGTTAGTTCACCGGGTTTTAATAGGTTAGGTCTATTCTCATGCAACGGTTGCCCCGCATTGATTAGTATGGGCTTTCGCTTCATCCATTGCGCAAATGGTATAGTCGTTGATGAAAACCTCCTATACCTAAGATTTAAGGGAACCTTAAAGGTCGCAAGTGTCATGGCTTTATTATAGGTTTGCGCAAGTTATGATTAGTTATATAGCTAACTACGTAATATGAGAGTATGAATATAAAACCAAACCTTCCGCTTGTTTTTTAATTTTTCAATGTCATCGGATTTTACGAATTTCAGTTGTTAAACGTTAATGTGAGGTCAAACATCATCATTACCATGTGCTTTTCAAAGTCTTTTTAGATACACTTATTTTCCTAACCTTCTTAGGATTGCTTTGGTAGTCAATATCTATGTTACTCTCACCATAATCATTGTTTTTACGTTTTGATACACCGACGTGATTAGCCGTGTCATCGATTGCGAGGGAGCTAAGGTTtagagaagaagaattaGAATCAACATTGTACTTATTCCGATTAAGATTGCTAATTGACTTCTTAATAGAATGTATCCATACTACTAATTGTTCCCGAGTTATTGGTATCAGTTCCTTATAGCACTTTTGTGCATTCTTAGAACCTAAGAACAAGGTAAACACATGTCTACCAACCTTTAAGGGACCAGTAGGTGTGATGATGCCCTCAGAATCTATGTCGACATAGCTTGattcttttttaaaatgtcCTCTGGAATTTCTCTTTCTATGCTGTTCAACAATTATTACGTCGTCATGAACAAAAATTGATAATGCTATATTCAAAAGCTCTGTAGTTTGAACACTCTTATCATCAGCAAACAGCTTTTGCTGTAAGTCTCTTACCGAATTGCCAAAACTAGGGTTACTCTTTAAATACCTGAACAATTTCCTTGTTACCATCAGGACTTTAAATTCTTTGGAATCTAGATCAACTAAACCTTCGTTTCCTAGTAAACAAGTAATACATTGATGCAGGCTAGAGGACCTACTGTTACCGTAGCATAAACCATGTACAGTACGAGAACACTTATTACACCTTTTGATAAATGTATCCGAACATGGCGACCTGCACTCACATTCTAATATATCGGCATCTTCATTCAAGTTAATGGCTTGTGTCGGACAAATTTTACCAGATGGAGATCTCAGGTAGTCTTGAAGCATATTGGTGGTCTGAC
This genomic window contains:
- a CDS encoding uncharacterized protein (Syntenic homolog of Ashbya gossypii ACL022W; Syntenic homolog of Saccharomyces cerevisiae YDL177C); its protein translation is MTKVTHPKLASFVLARRLYHIRCWNESKLLVDRRSKFQGRCCRITNVGDVMLVLNELLKHNKTVAKASHQHIYAWRTADVTADVIPKSLKDKTKRTQSTTELAIKNLNQGCADCGEAGAGSVLLRALERSQIVNVLLIVTRWYGGTPLGPKRFRNISSVAVESLKKGGFINSASI
- the GID12 gene encoding Gid12p (Syntenic homolog of Ashbya gossypii ACL023C; Syntenic homolog of Saccharomyces cerevisiae YDL176W) — protein: MITFGVSVPANGKDAISGYRLFKFQDDVLTPLPVTLDSNTDKNVIIQKFCYLKPRDRLIVPECQNGGLMDSSDYLLVAKSNGIIEIFRDYRYKVSQAMKMKPDFILTCIPVAHERDMLDLTIAGLEYKDGLLYCCTKDGDLYIFILNLPGDYIQIENIYNPMGTPDLFDVAMPNARDYSRFEEGILLVYSKFTGRTKLQHICYYCLPMGQQISIYPQLKILYPNIHYFKPCIYVNLKKEVSNFRINPLDRFSFIAMAPRIPLTIYKIHLPKLFTDFFIKFIKLKKAVLRRFPQEVQDIDEASTKIYNSKFLDFLRFDFRGIQTDMDPRTWNSLMTNDYVAELSYSCVWRQHQGNTKDDLYRLFHRQVQIYDGDRERPASRGSLTGSADNSIRSNSLRRSILERSVESPPCYSNSATDRFIRCLRQNTCPVDIRIVNTKLGANPSQCGNTEDEQDNTRTSFLTDEYKDMDIITLDKFLCLTAFRPKYIDEPLMKLDSFHSIGKGNTDKEAQWAILNLSSFKKLFMITNSLCLIFDTFGVVLIDRFKLVNNHDLLKNDPEAFKIIDYEIGLINDIAVVITAMKKCQECESVYDITLDAIVTTVSGTLSVLHAEFYSHQRLGKMHCRDRLKVNSRDKIVEQVVLLDYEPNRKRLRTADDGEVAKRSKMEI
- the SNA4 gene encoding Sna4p (Syntenic homolog of Ashbya gossypii ACL024W; Syntenic homolog of Saccharomyces cerevisiae YDL123W (SNA4)) produces the protein MCCCTASDILLCIVATIFPPLAVWFRSGLFSAPLLLNIILTLLGFAPGVVHAFYHISITSPLRREYCEQQGWAVLSASDQNTALMGTAQQQPVLQPYQQVHHKVQYKSEQQGLPPPYTESV
- the MAM33 gene encoding Mam33p (Syntenic homolog of Ashbya gossypii ACL025C; Syntenic homolog of Saccharomyces cerevisiae YIL070C (MAM33)) is translated as MLFRLAARGSLRVVGRRFASYNSVCRPLCVTRSFSKTIPTLNSHNEIIRTKLQSELDLENSNHEKELPDGLSQFLKDSNFAIVPSNGVNIAELVRKGDNETIHVFFDVAQIANLPCDRNSVEEYIEGKEEEEMQNIEDNSYANINVVVVKQDQSAVSFECLMNIVEGSFYVDSVTPYASASDALKQSADAEIARELGYRGPPFSNLDEDLQQSLEEYLESRYIGDELATFITSYSEYKENEEYISWLEKMRKFFS
- the MRX1 gene encoding Mrx1p (Syntenic homolog of Ashbya gossypii ACL026W; Syntenic homolog of Saccharomyces cerevisiae YER077C) — its product is MFGLRSLNKTLPFKSYLSKGPRIKQRLNNVIRLQLPNNSKVLAKPSKKHNGRIKRATEFKSSKKLQSSGRSFDDNFERLKETKSKDYIYTALGVSGNQLKDSKLVALDVMKLCKKKELHKALMLTKLANRRGAVAMNYLMEFYMRQLQDGKSAIDLYNYRKKWGIPITDATNTILFSGLAKLQRPLSKALTNTVFEIIKGLITTSQMNIITLNAAFNCLLNSSNPEYVFKALKLKSSNLVLDEISYEMLLRAALFIRNDFEAIDQANAVIKSVPKELVTNRILFHYINVWNMRDNPDLSRTALNLIHRFYNCGGLNRPPKAPAIARIPNFEEWSIRSKLSLDDHICALMLENYFKRKLWNKVDEHFNYLRDQDPSCLNEKAYLYAIKVRAIEKPATCIPYSLELYRELHIKQKAVSKSVLLAVYESMARQLEKKSIQNNKTNLNTTLKTIHSFVTQYDSLKINGTVVLNIRSWYAYLKLLSYFKKSKADLIHPERLEAIVTLFISSFENSALNLQLSNKELKNSASYTTFVYREIIRFCENFTKNARPDSTSRILEFKSMLQEQHRKLRLEI
- the PCI8 gene encoding Pci8p (Syntenic homolog of Ashbya gossypii ACL027C; Syntenic homolog of Saccharomyces cerevisiae YIL071C (PCI8)); its protein translation is MEKFEVLVAVERLAFSWPVITGKDVELRGLLSRLEEVGLDLFESPHYALFFGEREQRSALSHSDKSDRSQCSNVLVLRKALAHQYATAITLLESANLRVVNYVEKCRQMMRIHVLANSFLSVSDLDTRLRLYLRSRPSQNTYDQESEYILECKLLTFASLFLRGNYFDAAHYFTKLYCESGDVLDYLLCPEKVKDIFITNEEYLLMIIISMLLSVPLENYRQLLSSQATQKMFQRIPLLLKCLTLLSNTRYHEFFVIWQDDLERQAQGSYFISPRWQRISTLMRCKVIFLYLKISNVIYVSYLSKVLGISKEAILDDVAKLISRFNLNFAIEGNTIYFKEQSPICDIISGIKTASDRIDARNMMLQQKNEAIKEFVQQTYTEQGTGSSVGNQ
- the ICP55 gene encoding aminopeptidase (Syntenic homolog of Ashbya gossypii ACL028W; Syntenic homolog of Saccharomyces cerevisiae YER078C (ICP55)), whose amino-acid sequence is MTLATFKVPLNLRYRRFSSTTIPFAQWMKRKPILINAGQPLHENRPNLLKPGELTPGITAISYFQRRNNLLEKLPPKSCAIVVGSQVKYASNVVFYPFQQNSDLYYLTGWNEPDSVMILEKPTNDLKDSIFHMIVPPNDRVIEQWEGSRSGTIGAREIFNADEATEVYNSPAYVSKILNRCEYVYFDSESKKNNSESGLFSRFFNPGQTQASVDIYEMLRRSNRNITVRNLKHLIAELRSIKSEAELKIMRKAGQISGRAYNQAYAQRFRNERTLESYLQYKIVSGGCDKMAYIPVVGAGANALCIHYTQNNDVMYDDEMVLVDAAGSLGGYCADISRTWPVSGKFTSAQRDLYEAVLAVQRRCISLCTSEQGYSLHDIHEKSVEFMKEELANVGLPSLTKGDVTKLYPHYIGHNLGLDVHDVSEVNRFQPLKEGQVITIEPGLYVPDETSFPSYFRNIGVRIEDNIAIGKKNYRNLTVEAAKEVVDIENIAQNGINSHIEEDVVAPLE
- the HOP1 gene encoding Hop1p (Syntenic homolog of Ashbya gossypii ACL029W; Syntenic homolog of Saccharomyces cerevisiae YIL072W (HOP1)); translation: MSTIQQVKQITKTKTKTAITTEQSQKLIQTMLTMSFGCLAFLRGLFPDDSFVDQKFVAEKCNASYDKLNAASIRIKTLVRGKSDEADMFLDWLEKGVFTAIKMRYLKAISLGIFTDKSAPQDLLESYIFSFDYPTSSTVNLHINEHDEAISLLDSRKMMQQLMRRFIIITQSLDPLPRERYLTMRLLFNDSAPADYQPEFFKDASLEPAATIKIPISTDMDTVSVGSLNTLHHTVGLKVLSLVDIDPQECENPNIKAVDPFKLVTETPELKVDPIDASRYNSQTTNMLQDYLRSPSGKICPTQAINLNEDADILECECRSPCSDTFIKRCNKCSRTVHGLCYGNSRSSSLHQCITCLLGNEGLVDLDSKEFKVLMVTRKLFRYLKSNPSFGNSVRDLQQKLFADDKSVQTTELLNIALSIFVHDDVIIVEQHRKRNSRGHFKKESSYVDIDSEGIITPTGPLKVGRHVFTLFLGSKNAQKCYKELIPITREQLVVWIHSIKKSISNLNRNKYNVDSNSSSLNLSSLAIDDTANHVGVSKRKNNDYGESNIDIDYQSNPKKVRKISVSKKTLKSTW